The Acidimicrobiia bacterium genome includes a window with the following:
- a CDS encoding alpha/beta hydrolase → MSLWDDEVEALRPRLREEAATFIASVRWNEADTATLRIEDRVAAHRKAQWGGEPSTRAVDRTIEGPAAPIRLRSFTHEQPEGVLLHIHGGAWMAGAPEMMDQLLEVIVDTCNVAVVSVDYRLAPEHPYPAGPDDCEAAACWLLEHAADELGSDRLLIGGESAGAHLAAVTLLRMRDKHRAADRFLGANLVFGAYDLSRTPSQRGVGLASGTDILDSTGFPLDLFLPGMSDQQRRDPDVSPLYADLHGMPPALFSVGTNDHLLDDTLFMAARWEVAGNRSELLVYPDTPHGCIALPSVASHFFPRLFDFVRGCLETPLPVSPL, encoded by the coding sequence GTGTCGCTCTGGGACGACGAGGTCGAGGCGCTCCGGCCGCGGCTACGGGAAGAGGCGGCGACGTTCATCGCGTCTGTCCGGTGGAACGAAGCCGACACCGCGACGCTGCGTATCGAGGATCGGGTGGCCGCGCACCGGAAGGCCCAGTGGGGCGGCGAACCGTCGACCCGCGCCGTCGATCGCACGATCGAAGGACCTGCGGCGCCGATCAGGCTTCGCAGCTTCACCCATGAGCAGCCCGAGGGCGTGCTCCTCCACATTCACGGCGGCGCGTGGATGGCGGGTGCACCCGAGATGATGGATCAGCTCCTCGAGGTCATCGTCGACACGTGCAACGTGGCGGTGGTGAGCGTCGACTACCGCCTCGCCCCGGAGCACCCATACCCGGCGGGCCCCGATGACTGTGAGGCCGCGGCCTGCTGGTTGCTCGAGCACGCGGCCGACGAGCTCGGCTCCGATCGACTACTCATCGGCGGCGAGTCGGCCGGCGCGCACCTCGCCGCGGTCACATTGCTCCGCATGAGGGACAAGCATCGGGCCGCCGATCGCTTCCTCGGAGCGAACCTGGTCTTCGGGGCGTACGACCTGTCTCGCACTCCGAGTCAGCGCGGCGTCGGGCTGGCGTCCGGAACCGACATTCTCGACTCCACTGGCTTCCCGCTTGACCTGTTCCTGCCCGGGATGTCCGACCAGCAGCGCCGCGATCCCGATGTCTCCCCGCTGTACGCGGACCTTCACGGGATGCCGCCCGCGCTCTTCTCCGTTGGCACCAACGATCACCTGCTCGATGACACCCTCTTCATGGCGGCGCGCTGGGAGGTCGCGGGTAATCGGAGCGAGTTGCTCGTATACCCGGATACGCCGCACGGATGTATCGCCCTGCCGTCCGTCGCCTCGCACTTCTTCCCACGGCTCTTCGACTTCGTGCGCGGGTGCCTCGAGACGCCGCTGCCCGTCAGCCCTCTCTAG
- a CDS encoding pyridoxamine 5'-phosphate oxidase family protein, translated as MSDPVTTIDERFSEPDVAGTSWEETRRLLETADLFWIATVRTDGRPHLTPLVAVWLDGAIHFSTGPSEQKAINLRANPDVILTTGCNTWQSGVDIVIEGTAAQLTDGDTLERLAQAWARKWDGRWRYEARNGTFHHGRGTALVFSVTPTKILAFRKGTFSQTCHRF; from the coding sequence ATGAGCGACCCGGTGACCACGATTGACGAGCGATTCAGCGAGCCCGACGTGGCTGGCACCAGCTGGGAGGAGACCCGTCGATTGCTCGAGACAGCCGATCTGTTCTGGATCGCAACCGTCCGGACCGACGGTCGACCACACCTGACTCCACTCGTGGCCGTGTGGCTGGATGGCGCCATCCACTTCTCAACTGGCCCAAGCGAGCAGAAGGCCATCAACCTCCGTGCCAATCCGGACGTGATCTTGACAACGGGCTGCAACACCTGGCAGAGCGGCGTCGACATCGTCATCGAGGGCACCGCCGCCCAGCTCACCGACGGCGACACGCTCGAACGCCTGGCCCAGGCCTGGGCCCGGAAATGGGATGGACGATGGCGATACGAAGCCCGCAATGGCACCTTTCACCATGGGCGAGGCACTGCGCTCGTCTTCTCCGTCACGCCAACCAAGATTCTCGCGTTTCGCAAGGGCACCTTCAGCCAGACCTGCCACCGTTTCTGA